The following are encoded in a window of Sminthopsis crassicaudata isolate SCR6 chromosome 3, ASM4859323v1, whole genome shotgun sequence genomic DNA:
- the B3GNT5 gene encoding lactosylceramide 1,3-N-acetyl-beta-D-glucosaminyltransferase gives MRMFGSGRRVKKWQFVQLFATCFLLSLMVFWGPLDNHIVSHVKSYSYRYLINSYTFVNDSLSLRHSLDGVASFQYLINHEEKCRNQDVLLLLFVKTSPENRYRRDAIRKTWGNDRFVRFQLNANIKTLFALGSPSDPLHSERERLQKELFLEDQEHHDLIQQDFTDTFYNLTLKLLLQFRWVNTYCAHAKFVMSADDDIFIHMPNLIEYLRSLEQIGVQDFWVGRVHRGSPPVRDKSSKYYVPYEMYQWPSYPDYTAGAAYVISGDVAAKVYEASQTLNSSLYIDDVFMGLCANKMKIVPQHHVFFSGEGKAPYHPCIYEKMITSHGHLQDLQDLWEAATDSQVKTISKGFFGQIYCRVVKIMLLCKIKYVDTYPCRAAFY, from the coding sequence ATGAGAATGTTTGGGAGTGGCCGCAGAGTGAAAAAGTGGCAGTTTGTGCAATTGTTCGCCACCTGCTTCTTACTGAGTCTCATGGTGTTTTGGGGACCCCTGGACAACCACATCGTGAGCCACGTGAAGTCCTACTCCTACAGATACCTCATCAACAGCTACACCTTCGTCAACGACAGCCTGTCTCTGAGGCACAGCTTGGATGGGGTCGCTAGCTTCCAATATCTGATCAATCATGAGGAGAAATGTAGAAACCAAGACGTGCTCCTCCTGCTCTTTGTGAAGACCTCGCCCGAAAACCGGTACCGGCGGGACGCCATCCGAAAAACGTGGGGCAATGACCGATTCGTCCGCTTTCAACTGAACGCCAACATCAAGACTCTCTTTGCCCTGGGGAGTCCTAGCGACCCCCTGCATTCTGAGAGAGAGAGGCTGCAAAAGGAGCTTTTTTTGGAAGATCAAGAGCATCACGATTTAATTCAGCAAGACTTCACCGATACGTTCTACAATCTCACTCTGAAACTGCTTTTGCAGTTCCGATGGGTCAACACGTACTGTGCACACGCCAAATTTGTGATGTCGGCAGATGACGACATATTCATCCACATGCCAAATCTGATCGAGTACCTTCGAAGTTTGGAACAAATTGGTGTTCAGGATTTCTGGGTAGGTCGGGTCCACAGAGGGTCCCCTCCCGTGAGGGATAAGAGCAGCAAATACTATGTCCCATATGAGATGTACCAATGGCCTTCTTACCCGGACTACACGGCTGGGGCCGCCTATGTGATATCCGGCGATGTAGCCGCCAAGGTATACGAGGCGTCTCAAACACTTAATTCTAGCCTTTACATAGATGATGTGTTCATGGGTCTGTGTGCCAACAAAATGAAAATCGTACCACAGCATCATGTGTTtttttctggagaaggaaaagctCCCTATCATCCCTGCATTTATGAAAAAATGATCACATCTCATGGACATTTGCAAGACCTTCAGGACCTATGGGAGGCAGCGACAGATTCTCAAGTCAAAACGATTTCTAAAGGCTTTTTTGGCCAGATATACTGTAGAGTGGTTAAAATAATGCTTCTTTGCAAAATTAAGTATGTGGACACCTATCCTTGTAGAGCAGCATTCTACTAA